TGCCATGGCTCACAATGAGAGTCTGCATATTCTTGATGATGGCATTGAAAACTGACAGCCAAGTTGCCTGATTGGTTAAGCAGCAGATCGAACTGAAAAGCCACACAGTATCAGCTAGAGCATGGAAGGTTCCCAGATTTCAAGTATTTTGTAACCTTCCTCACATTGGAGGCTAGTATTGCTTGCAACCCTGTTACATCTTACTATGCTTTGCGGCAAGGGGAGCCGGAAAACACAAGATCTAAACCTCAGAATGTAGTGACCTCTAAGAACCAAGCAGCAAGTGCAAGGATTTTTACAACTAACACCACTGAGAAGAACATAAGCACATGTATGTTTTGTAAGAAAACAGGACATGTCTTGCACAAGTGCCGTAGACTAACTGCAAGGCCAGTCGCTGACCGAGTGAAGTTCATTCAAGGTGAGAAACTGTGCTTCGGCTGTTTGAGTCCTGGCCATCAATCCAAGAATTGCGGCAACCGGATGGTCCGCAACACCTGCTCAAAGCACCACCCCACATGCTTACATGAGGATCCctcaaaacaacaagaaaatgatGAGACAAGTTGCAGTAAGGAAAGAAAGCCACAATCACCGCAAGACACCACTCAAGAAACCACATCCAATAGAGTTGTGCATGATGGTAACAGTGCTCAGACTTCAGCAATAGTTCCTGTTTATGCATCAATGCCAAGTGATTCAAACAAAGAAGTCCTTGTCTATGCTCTGTTAGATTCACAAAGTGACTCTTCATTCATTCTTGAAGAAGTGGCAGATGCTCTTGATGTTAATGCAGAGCCAGTCAAGTTGAAGCTGTCCACAATGTCGTCCAAGGAGACAATTGTACCATGCAAAAGACTCAAAGGCCTACAAGTAAGAGGGTTATCTTCTTCTAAGAAGATCACAGTGCCAACGGTCTACACTCGTGAATTCATACCTGCCAATCGTACACACATTCCAACGCCAGAGACTGCAAGGGCATGGCCTCATTTAGAGCATCTTGCGGAACACATTGCCCCGCCGAAGAAATGTGAAATCGGTCTTCTTATTGGGTATAACTGTGTATAGCAAGTGACCCCTGAACCCAAAGTAACAAGTAAGTTGAAGAGCAAAGTTCATTATGTTTGCAAAACAAGAACTAAGGAGATGACTGCTCCAGAAGACGTACTTAAGGTGCTGGAATCTGACTTCAGTGAAAGGCTTGGAGAAGAGGCAAATCTCTCGCAAGAAGATCTCCGGTTTTTGacaaaaatgaaagaagaaatTAAGCACAAAGGAGACGGAAATCTTGATATGCCTCTGCCTTTTAAACAGAGCAGGCCAGAGCTACCAAATAACAAGCCATGTGCTGTTCAATGCCTCATGTGCTTGGAAAAGAAGCTCAAGAGAGACCAGAAATATCGGACAGATTACATGAACTTCATGAAAGACATTATCAGTCGTGGTGAAGCAGAAAAGGTCCCAGAAGAAGAGGTTGATAAACAATCAACTTGGTATATTCCCCACCATGGCGTATACCACCCTCAAAAGCCAGAGAAACTGCGAGTGGTCTTTGATTGCTCGGCAAGATTTCAAGACATGTCATTGAATGACCACCTTCTTACAGGGCCAGAGCTCACAAACACCTTGGTGGGAGTTCTTTGTAGATTTAGGGCCCAGTCGCTATTATGTGTGATGTGGAACGAATGTTTCATCAATTCCATGTAAAGCCAGAAGACCAAGATTACTTGAGGTACTTATGGTGGGAGAATGGTAATCTCGAGTCTCCGCCATCAGTTTTTCAGATGAAAGTCCATTTGTTTGGAGCAGCTTCCTCATCTGGCTGTGCCAATTTTGGACTTAAACACCTAACCACAGAAGGTCAGGATCGATTTAACCAAAGCACTGTCAAGTTCATCTGAAGAAATTTTTATGTTGATGATGGACTGGTGAGTGTAAGGTCTGATGCTGAGGCAATCGAGCTGATCAAGGAAGCGAGAGAGCTCTGCAGTGCAGGCAAGCTTATACTACACAAGTTCATTTCCAACAGCAAGAAGGTATTGGAGTCAATACCAAAGGAAGAGTGTGCTGACAGTGTCAAAGAGCTGGACAGAGATTTAGGGGAGCCACTCCTAGAAAGAGCACTGGGCGTGCAATGGTGCGTATCCTCTGATGACTTTCAGTTCAGAGTAACTGTCAAGACACACCCAATGACAAGAAGAGGAGTGCTATCCACAGTAGCTTCCATCTACGATCCTTtggaaagaataaagaaagagaaggaaacgaaaaaagagaagaaaaaacggAAGGAGGAAATAGTTCTACTTGTTGAAGCAGAATAAGCATGTGTTAAACTGTTGTAAATGCTTATAACTCAAGTCTGTGAAGAAATCTCAAGGTGAGATTTGGTGGGAGTTTAACTGCcataaatgtaaattttgtcaatttgtttaatttattgTGTTCCCTCACGGTTACATGCAGCCAGCGAGTGACAGTTTGACGGTGTATTTTATGGTGTTTTGGAGGAGAAGTGTGACGGAAGAATAAATCCATCAGTGAATGAAGAACCGTGGTGTCGTGTATCAACTGGAGGGAGTGATAGTCAAACTCGGACCTGCCCAGACCCGCCCTACCAGCGCAAATTCAACAGCTCATCAAGATGGGAACACAGATGAGCCACTGTTTAGGACACACAGTTTCTTAAGGTTTTCATGAAGAAGTCTATAAGTGTTTTTGGTCTGACTTATAGACTTGAGAGTGATAATATacattctttttaattttctttacaGTTTATAACGCCGTCTCTTCACGAGATCTCATTAGACCGGCGGTCATGAATGCAGCACCGCGGAAAGTCGGTGATAGGAAATCACGTGATGTTGTGGAAGCACGGACGCTTACCTGACAGGCTCCCAGTACGCTTTGAGAAGTCATGTGAtatagtttgtgtttttctttgtcctgAGACCCAGCGTGAGATGACCAAAACTTAATTTTGAAGTACAGAGAATGGAAACCAGGAGAAAAGCAAACATTAAAATCTATATTTAATGAAGAACATTACAAAGAGAAATGTCACAGTTTCATTTGATTTTCTTAAAATGCTTATGTTTAATTTTCAAACAACATTAAAAGTGTCTGGACCCCATTTGGCAGCATCAGTTTTATGTTCACAGTCAAACAAGTCAAAAAGTCGGACACAGAAAATCCGGCTGGTTCATTTGCAGATCTTCTGACCTGCAGCACCAAATAATAAGCTGGTCTCCAAACACGAGGAGAACCTGCGAGTCATCGACGCTCAGAGCAGCACACATCAGTATCATCTGTTTCTCAAATACGGCGAgaactcctcctcttcctcttcagttAGCATGTCCGTGCTGTCGCCTTCACGTCTGCTCGCGGTGCGGTCTCTGTGTGTCGGGAATACTTGAGGTGTCAGGTGATCACCTGGTTCAGTTTGTGAGTCTGTGGCAGGTAAACCCTCCAGGCTGGACTCCTTCAAAAAGCCTGTGACgtcctcctcatcttcatcgCGTGCAGCCATTGAGGCGAGGGTGACTGAGAACAGGTTGACATTGCCGGAGATGTCCCGCACCTCCTCGTCCTCTTTGGACTTCACCACCTCCTCGTCCTGACTTTGTCCCCAGACTCCACTTCGACTCCTCTCTTTCACCAAACAGAGCTGCGCTCCCTCCACCTCCGTCTCCACCTGGCCTTCGTCAGACTCTGCAGGCAGCGCCGTTACCTTCACCTTAGCAAATAACCTTGAACTTCCAGCGTCCAGTGCTGCCGTTGGCTCGCTGTTCGTTGACATGTTGCCAGAAAGCtcctgacagcagcagctttcCCCCGAGGAGAGATCCACTGCCCTGTTCACATAGTGCAAGttgccatcatcatcatcatcgtcctcTGAGTTATCGTCAATGTTGGCAGAAGGTGATGTTGTGTGATTGTTATGCTCCCCGGTCTCCGAGGTAACTGAGATGGGATCTGGGACGGTAGGCTGCGGGGTCAGGACGTAGCCTTTGGTTAGAGCCGTCTacaaagagaagagaaagaagcTCTGAGAAGGTGGAACAGAGGCAAACTCTGCTGAAGACGTCTGAGTATCATCGAGTCACAGCTGTGTCTAAGTATGCAGGACAAACACATCAGCGAAAGCTGTTTTCTGGGGACAGTCACTGTGATCTGTTAGCTGtctgacaactactctttcaaggaccTAGAGATGGTCAAGAGATGCTTTtgaagtaaaggtttaactacagccagcttgaaggcctgtggtacatagtcGATTATTacagataggttgatcatatttaagattgaagcaagATCTACATGGAGCAGCAGGGTAAAACAGAAGTAGTTTTCAGCTCAGCTGACTCATTTGCTTAACCTTTGAAGGAGTTTGGTCCTTCTGTGGAAATGCAAATCACAACATGCTGGAGGAGCTTTACGACTGTGGAGCTTCAAAGTATTTGAACTTTGCCCTCTGAGAGACGCTCATGGATGGAAATGAAGGCGATgttcaactttacagcagaaataaacacatcatTATAAAATCGCTCAAACCACAGGTGTTAGAGTGTATATGAAACTGGATTTCTTACAATTAGAGCTCTGGGCACAGTTTCCTTCAGTTTACAAATGACTCCCGTGTAGAAGAGGAGGAGCAGGCAGCTCGTGACGATGAAGATGGCAACCATCGGGACGCCGATGACCAAACCTAAAGTGAGGcctgcagacacacagacacacattattcCATGCAGACGACCATCTGAACCAGCCGAAGTACAGCGGAggggtgtggtttgtggctctGCTGTGGGAGGGATGGGTGGAGCAGGTGGCTAGGGGAGGAGTCCCACTGGCGAGAGTggcagacctggcatgtgttaGTAATTATTCCCTCTGTATATTTACACAGATAAGGAGGCAGATGAATTGTGGCAGCTCATTATTGCTCTGACTCGGCAACAACGCCCGCCTTACCGGCTGCACatcagctcacctctctgctggtCCACCGCCGTGGTGAAGGTGCACTTCCAGGCAGACGGCTCAGGTTCATGGTTGTTTCGGTTTCCGATGTTGAGCTTCACCTGTATGCAGTACTCCGCccctctctttaagttttcaagggtcaaactttttttttctgtttccagcGTCTGCAGGTCAAAGAAGGAGGAAACGCGTCATTAAAATCACATCTGGCGTTTGTCCACGACCCACTGGTGTCATCCTCAGCATCGTTTTCTCCGCTGACCTCTACGCGGCCATGAAGACACCTTTGGAGGCCTGACCAGGTGTATAACACCTGCTCTGACAGGTGACTCTCAAAGTCAAAGTCTCCTCATGCCAATCAACCCGACACCTGCTTTTAGGCAGAAACCTGCTGTGAttgcaagggcgtagatttggttttggcattggtggggacggacgattcaaccaccgaaccccgccctgtttctgtttttcccctttttgtctttgcttcttgataaaaggagaaatatacttgcctacatgtgctattctacatgcttttaaactatttaaaattacaattcatagttttatatgtgaattatataatgttaaattactattaaactaagtattttagactttagtttacttcagccatattccatataaatcaggtatcatacaaaaataaaaacagcttcaaatacagtcatgacaataaaagaatatgactttaaggacttaacaacattatttcagttatagtacaccaacatctcttacacattagcactaagggaacactgaatgacctgctggtttttgtccataaaactactcatctaatattaccacaaagtaaaagatctctcagcaacaTTTTACGCACACGATTGCtccgatcaaatcagtgagctgggattttttattctaaacatgaactactgttaccaGTTGGTGTTGGCACAAAACCTTCGGCCTTCTGTTAGAAAGCGGATGATAAATCTGAACTTCATCTTTCAGCACAACAATGACCCAAAGCACACATCCAGAACAACAACAGAATGGATTCACCGGAATAAGACTGAGGCTTTGGAAGAGACCAGACAGAGTCCAGACCTGAATTCCATCCAACCAGGGTTCACACGCCTTTTTCAGgttcaaattcaagcactttttaagcactttcaaggtcccttttcaagcttttccagcacatcAGCCCCCcgcccaaaaaagaaaaaagaaaaaaaagaatgcatgttTCAGTGAGACCatgtgaaaattaaaacaaat
This DNA window, taken from Oreochromis niloticus isolate F11D_XX linkage group LG16, O_niloticus_UMD_NMBU, whole genome shotgun sequence, encodes the following:
- the LOC100692337 gene encoding uncharacterized protein LOC100692337 isoform X1, producing MACLPLLLCLSLLLRSELAHPPPAPVNLRVDSLNFRHVLWWKPGDNTPPGTEYGVFVSNNRKKWEQQCNIPTQPQCNLTSGTSMSLMLPKWRFHYYLHVKAFFNQTWSPRSRIIEFAPYAQTKLGPPEFSLVGYENYIQINISLPRVDDVPNFPGIQEEYRASFRVSFRIRTDGEIGTLETEKKSLTLENLKRGAEYCIQVKLNIGNRNNHEPEPSAWKCTFTTAVDQQRGLTLGLVIGVPMVAIFIVTSCLLLLFYTGVICKLKETVPRALITALTKGYVLTPQPTVPDPISVTSETGEHNNHTTSPSANIDDNSEDDDDDDGNLHYVNRAVDLSSGESCCCQELSGNMSTNSEPTAALDAGSSRLFAKVKVTALPAESDEGQVETEVEGAQLCLVKERSRSGVWGQSQDEEVVKSKEDEEVRDISGNVNLFSVTLASMAARDEDEEDVTGFLKESSLEGLPATDSQTEPGDHLTPQVFPTHRDRTASRREGDSTDMLTEEEEEEFSPYLRNR